A genomic region of Pseudomonadota bacterium contains the following coding sequences:
- a CDS encoding type II toxin-antitoxin system Phd/YefM family antitoxin: MGTVITANELKTKGVMALDKATGSGEEAIISVRGKNRFVVLPIEQYNYLRECELEAALREARDDLAKGKFK, from the coding sequence ATGGGAACAGTTATTACTGCCAATGAGCTTAAGACAAAGGGTGTTATGGCATTAGACAAAGCCACAGGCTCCGGCGAGGAAGCAATTATATCTGTGAGAGGCAAGAATCGCTTTGTGGTTTTACCCATCGAACAATATAACTATTTAAGAGAATGCGAGTTGGAGGCGGCTCTGCGTGAAGCAAGGGATGATCTTGCAAAAGGCAAGTTTAAATAA